The DNA window CCGCTTCCCCTGTCTCGCAACCTATGGGGCTATAAGCTACTGAGTTTTGTTCTTCTGATGTTGTGGGCGCGGCGCAACCACTTTCATCATAGTCAAACCATGCAGCCCAGCATCCGGGGTGGTTAAGACTACACCTTTCGCAAAGATTTTCTGTAGGTGTGGGTGGAGGCGGTGGAGGAAGTGGTGCGGTACACCTAGAATCGTGAGTCTCTCCAGTTACACAGCCGGGTGGGCTGTAATTTAATGAATTATACTCAGTTGAGGAGTTGGGAGAAGAACATCCACTTCCATTATAATCGTACCAAGAAGACCAGCATCCCTGATACGTATCACTACATCTTTGGCAAAGTGTTGAAGAGGAAAGTGGTGGGGGTGTTGAGGAAGGGGGCGGAGGTGGCGGCGAACTTGATGGAGCACAGGCCTGCCCTGTACCAAACGATACCGATTGACAAGTTAAACCGTCGGAACAAGTTTGTCCTGATGAACAATCCCCCCACTCTCCTGTGCTAGCATCTACAACACCTACAAAATAAAAATAGGCTGCAAAAATTAACGCGACAAAAAAGATAGCGACACCAATATACTTTAAAAATTTATAGTTTATCACCATATTAAAAAGATTCAATTTGCATTTCCTTAATTATTGTTTTTGCATCTATCCTTGCTTGATCCAATATGTTGCCCTCACTAATTACTATAATATATTCTCCACTTTGAAAATCGTTTATTTGAACAGTTTTTTGGTGGTATCTGGAAGGCGGCTCGGGAAAATTCTCTCTTTGCTCTTCGGAGGCCTCTTGAAGAGCTCGATGATAATCATTTAATTCTATTTCATGAAAATCTTCGTTCTTTTCTGCTCTGGATATGAATTCTGTGTCTTCATCCGTAAGAACAAGTCTTATTCTGGGTATTTGGGGGTACAATTCATATAAAATATCTTCAACCTTCAGGTAAATCAAATTCCCATAAATTTCTGTTATTTCACCGGCAACTACATGCCTAACTTCCGGCTCACTTACGTTTTGATTTGTTTCTGTATTCTTTTCTTCACTTAAGTGTTCACTTTTTTCCCGATTTGAAAAAGAAACAAAAGTGTATACTAAAAATCCTACAACAACTAAAGCAGCTGCGGAAATTATCCAATATTTTTTAGCAGTCAATTCAGATAAAAAACTCATAACTTTAAAGATTAAAACTCAAAAGAAACCCTTCTCCTTTTTTTATAATATCACTGAAATTACGGCTTGTTGGTGTGGATAAACGAGAGGTAAACCCAAAAATAATATTCTTAAATAAACTCACGGGAGTTATCTCCTTAAACTCTTCCGGAAGCGGATATTGACCCACGACTATCTTATCTATACTACACTGCCCGGCACCTGAATTAACATCCGCAGCGAGTGCGCCATCTGTAGCTGTAAGACGTACTATATAGAGCCCCGCGTCTGTTATTTCTACCTGCGGATTTTGTTCACTTTCACACCCCGGATTTATGCATGTCATGGTAGGAGGAGGGTTTAAAGGCAATTCCCAATCCCAGTTTTGCGCACCCGCTCCAGCGTCAAATGTGGTTAGGTCGCTAAAATGTATCTGCGTAGGCACAGCGCAATCCGGTTTTGGTGTTACCCCGTCACTTTCAAAACATTCCCAACTAAAATCAGGTTCCGGATACGGATGCAAAGATGTGGTAAATGACTCAGCAGGTATGGTATCGTCTTGATACACAACCCAGTCTGAAAATTCACCTTCTGAATCATAAACCTGCACTCTCCAGTAATAGTTAGTACTAAACTCCAGTGTTCCATCTCCATCGGCTACAAGGTCGTCAAATTCATGGGTTGCAGGATTTGCGATGGTCACAAACCTCTCCTCAGCCCCGCTTCTTACAATACCCGAATCAAACTGAATAATACCTCCGGGACCGCTTGGTACCCATATGTCCGGTAATGTAGATACCTGTATTCTGTAACCGCATAAATCTCCTGTGCAAATATCTCCATCTTCGGAATCTCCAAAATCCCAAGAAAGCCTCATCTGCGATACGCACACGGGACCGGACGAAGCTGAAAAAGATATATTTAGGTTAGTAACTGAAGGCGCGGCATTAAAAGAGGTTGAGCGCACGGCATAAGATTCTGTGGAGGTCGTATCTGTTGTGCTATTGAAACTCATCCAACCCATAACTTCGTCGCCCCACGCCCAGCCTTCAAATGCTTCAATGCTCCCGTCAAAAGTAACACCGCCATATGCGGGAGCTCCTCCCGATGTATCTTCATCAAAACGTATCCAACCATCCCAACCACCTCCATTTGAAAGGGCGCGCGCCCAACCTCTTAAGTTTTGCCCCTCAAGGCGGGCTATGGGACCACTACCTCCGTCAAACGGTGGCGCAGGCGGGTTTCCAGCATCTGCTCTGTTAAATGTTATCCAGCCTATGTTACTGCTCCAAGCATATCCTGAAAGGTCGCCTGTCGGGGTGTCCAAAAACACACCATAGTCAAAAACCACATCAGTTGTATTGTCTCCCTCGCACAGTCCTGAATCTACAAAGCCATTTTCATCAGTATCGCAATCCTGAGCATCAAAACTTATCCACCCTATATTACTGCTCCATGCCCAGCCGTAAAGATCGGCTGTTATAGCATCTACAGTAAAGGTTCCGTTAGTTGTACCAAGCACAGTAGAAGAACACTCCCCTCCCGGGCTGTCACACACAAAAACGTAGAAATCATTAACTCCTATATCATTACTCGTTGTCTTATACGTTAAAATTATAGAGTTTGCCTCATCGTTGCTAATGTTTGACGGTCCAATCCACGCATCACCCGGGCAACCCGGTGTAGAACCTCCCACAACAGCGTTGGTTTTACAAACAATAGCGCGAGCCGAATTTCCTTCCGGATCTGTCCAGTCTATTTCAAAAGTTATATTCTCTCCTTGTGTTACAGTGGGATTGGGACCGACGGGATCTGTTACAACACCTGTAACAGACGGTGGGGAGTTGCTTTGGACATAGTCCACATCCGCATACAAACGCAAAACACGCACCGTATCGGCAGATACATTTATTTGGCGTACAAGCTGAACGCGCAGGTCGCCATCACTGCCGTAAGGACCTACCCATGTAAGCGTGTACTGCTGGTCTGTTGTGGGTAAGGTTATACTCTGCACTCCACGATAAGATCCGCCTATAAATATATTTACATCTATCTCATCGCAAGCACCCGAACACCCACCCTCACTGTATGCCCTGAAATTTACTCTTACCTCGTTTACCTGACTGGTCCCCGCGACAGATGTCATCTCAAACTCTTCAATCTCGCCACCGCCGCCATTGTCATCGTATATGTAATCTGTAAAATCATAACTTACTTCATCTAACACAGCCCAATGCCCGCTTCCGCAACTTCCGCCCGAGCAACCGTTAAATTGCGTGCTTACATCACTCTCCGGATAAACTCTTCCTGTAGTTTGATAATCGGCAAATACGCTGTTATCCATAAAAAACAACGCAGAAAACAAAAAAACTGAAAACACCATAAACAACGCAGAAAACAGGTGTCTTTTAGTAATTCCAGAAAAACTTTTTGCCAAAATATCCATATTCATCGTTTAATCTATTTTAACACAATAAAAACACACTAAAATACAGAGATTAAATTTTACTTATATTCCACATCAGTGCGGCCTTCTGTGATAATTACTTTTTTGTTAATATCTAAATTTTCAAAAATCTGCACAATGCCACTCGGCCACCTAATTTTTACCTGCTCTATATTGTCCGTATTGCCAAGACCAAATATTGGCCATGGGCTTGATTGTCCTACATAAGAAGATCCATTTATAATTTCTTGCATTTGTGTTTTACCTCCACTTGTTAAATAAATACGTGCTCCTATGGCGTCTCTATTGCTTTTTGTTCCTATAAGCTGAAATTTTACCCAATTATTATTGTTGGGTGTATTTTTATATAAAATAGAATGCCCATTAGGGTGTCTCTCTCCACTAAGCTGAATATAGACGTCGGGAAAGCCGTCGTTATTGTAATCAGCCATAGCTGTAGAATACGTTGCGTCATTTCCATAATCAAACCCCAAAATTTGACCTTTTTTTACAAAAGTGCCATCGCCAATGTTTTCAAAAAACTCCCCTTCATCTGTTGGCTTCCTTCTTGATCCTACATAATACCTCGACCTCATATGGGGACTGCCGTTAACCAGCAGAAGATCCAAATCACTGTCGTTATCATAATCCAAAAAATGAGTCCCCCACCCAACTCCTGTGTCGTCTGCCTCTGTTTCCTTAACAATGTCTGTAAACGTACCATCGCCATTGTTGCGCCAAAAGGAGTTACTACCCATGTTGGTAATATATATATCCAAAAAACCGTTGTTATTATAATCAGCGACAGCAGCACCCATATTAGATGATTCATTAGGTTCACACAAACCCGCCTCCTGTGTTACTTGTGTAAATGTACCATCGCCATTGTTGTGATAAAGCGGGCTTAAAAAAGTATCCGAAACTACAAAAAGATCTATTTGATTATCGTTGTTATAATCAAACCATATCGGCTGAAAAGGAGCCTTGAAATTTATCGCGCGGCCTATTTGGCTGTTGTTGTAAAAATCGCAGTCTAAGATGCCGTCCACTCGGCCGGCCTCTTCTGTGACATCTGTGAAAGTACCGTCGCCGTTGTTCCTGTATAGGATATTCGGCTCATTAAAGTAATGCACGGGTACAACTCCTATTTCTGAACCCATCAAAATGCTGAGATTTATCACATATAAATCTAAATATCCATCGTTGTTATAATCAGCCCAAGAGGCACTTGTGCTGTGGTAAGAGTCTGCGAGACCTGATTCTTCTGTAACATCTGTAAATGTGCCGTCACAATTACCTTTATATAAAAAATTGGATTGTCCCGGAGTATTTATATCTTCACGCGGACCGCTTCTGGGAAAAAATACATCAAGACACCCGTCATTATTATAGTCCGCAAAAAAACCGGGGGCTTGGAAATATGCTCCGCTTTCACTTGATGCAACCATTTTAAATGTTCCATCCCCTTCATTTTTATACAATCCATGAGATGTTAGAAGGTCTATGTTTCCATCTGAATTATAATCGCCCCATGACACCCCCCTGCCTCTTTCAATCCCCAACCGAAGCCCGCTCTCTTTTGTTGCATCCATGAAATGTTTCACCTGTACTTCGCCTTTTAAAAATTTAACTATTCCAGCAACCGCACTCTGGGTTTTCAAAAGTAAAAAATCCTTCACTACTCTAAAATTGGAGTACCTTGTCTTAAACTTATTTTTCTGAAAATCGGTATCCAAATGTATTTGTGTATCATTGTTTTGAAGTATCTCTTCCGCAACCCACTTCCCTATGTGCGTGCCTGCAACGACATCTGAATCAAAATTAACCCCTGCCAAGAGGACAGAATTCATAGAATCGGTAGCAAATTTAACCCAAAGATCGCGTTTTTCTGGCACAAGCAAACTAAGTACCTCTGATGCAGCAACAGAGACTGCTGCATCAGAGGAAGGGTACGAAGGATAAGACGGGTTGCTATACAAAATATTAAGTCGCGGTATGCGCATAAAGGGTCGTTGTACTAAGTGTGTGTATTTCACATCCCAGACCACAATAAGAGAATCGGCTATGCTTTGAGAAAGCAACTTTTGATATTGGGCATATGTTGCATCATCCAAGGTTCTTCCTAATTCTATGTACAATATATTCTGCCATATCCCAGCCACCGTTATTGTTTCCATGCTTATTATATTATCCACACCTCGCCAGAAAAAAATACCCTCTTCTTCAGTGGGTTGGCGATGATCTATTAAATGCTGTGCTCTATTTATTTCAACAATATCCCGCAAACTTCCCCTTTTTGGAGGTGGCGAAACATCTACAAAATTTTTATCCACTATCCACGTTTTCCATTCCCCCGCGGCAGCGCCTTTATCAACATTACTTTCATTTTGTACATACCAACTATCTTCTTTACGTGTTTCTCCATTCCAAACAATATTAAAACCATCATCCTGAAGACGGTCTGAGTATACATTAAAAACTTCTCTTGCTTCATCGTTTAACTCCGCTTCCTCAAAATTAAATGATATTAATACGTCAGATATCTCTCGTGTTTTTTCGGGAAAAAGAACCTTTAAAAATTGAGCTGTTACAACATTTGCCTGTTCTTGGCTATTTGTCTCATTCAAAACATCTGCATATATTGATGCCGTATACGCCAAGTAGCGCGCTACCACAGGAGGAGAGGCTTCTTTGTGTTTGGTATATTTTATCACCTCTGCCGTCCAATCACGGGAATAAAGCCGATTTAACGAGTAAAATCTACTACCGTAGAACTCAGCCATAACATATGGCTCCATATTACCTTCCACATAGACCTCAGAGTTAAAAAGATTTTTTTCGCTAAACACTTCGAACACCGCAAATATTTTACTGCTTAAAAAAAACCCTGCCACCACAGTCAGGATAAAAACCGCCCACACAGCAAAATTTTTTCTTGCACATCGAGAGGAAATATTATCCCACCACCTGGAAATCACTCTCAATTTGCGGAATAATTTTTTCAATAACATCATGCTGTAAATTTAAATCTTTATACAATTTTTTAACCCCCGTGCCTAAAATCCCCATATAGCACTCGTTTTTAAACTCTCCCACTGCTTCGCATAAATTTATTTTTTTCACAACATCGCGTTGTATTTGTGAGATATTGCCTTTTCCTATATCAACACCGGCATACTCCGAATCGATAAACAAACCAATACCTCCTCCCAATCCTCTGTAGCAGTGATTTATAACACCTTCGTTTTGCGCATCTTCAGAAACTTGAGTACATATATCTTTTCCTTCCTCTACATTTCCTGACAAAAATTTAGTGGCCACATCATTTATACCTATTCTATAAACAAAAAAATCATAGCACTCATCTTTATTACCCTCACCGAGAGAATCGCATTCAGCAAAAGATTCTTCGTATCCACCCTCCTTAAACTCCGAAAACAAAAACATATTATGTCCTATGCCTGTGTAACAATAGGGCAACTCATTTACAGGCAGGATACTTTTACACTCCTCAAACGGAGCCGAAAGGTCAGGATCATTAAATGTAACATACTTGTATTCTTTTTGAGGATATAGGTTAAAATTATCTTTTCCAAGTTCATCCAATATCCTAAGTATCGAATAGGTATATTTATCATGCAACAAGTGCCCAATCTCATGCGCGCAGGAGTGCTCGCTTCCTTTAGGACAAACCTCATAAAACTTGGATAAAAGATCGGAGGGATATCCTTTATCTAAAGCGTTTCTTTTATACAAACCCATCATGCATGCGCTTGTACACGATGGCGGACAGTAATTAATTAATTCAGAAACATCTTTTTCAGATCCTTTTTCTGCGATAATATCACCAACAGCATGATAAAAAGTATGACAGTTGGTACCGAGTATGGCATAAGAGGCATCTGCACTTTCAAAAGAAAGGTGCTGAGATTCTATCCATGGAAAAAAATCATCATTACTCCCCTTATAGTGTCCCGATATTGCATTTTTATAGCAAGAAAATCTAAGTTGAGTTTCCAGTGTGTTGCACCCCTCAACGGCCAAGCTAAATTTTTGACCGCTTTTCTCTTTAAAAATAAGGGTGGCTACCACTATTACCAAAATTAAAAAACCTATATATGCAATATTTATTCTACTGCTTTTCATTATTCTATAACCCTTATGGTGCCTGTACTAAATGGTCTTAGGTGATCATGATACTTCCAGTTATCTACTCTTTCAAACACAAAACCCCAGGCTTCATTAGGAGCCATTGGTTCAAGGGGGTCAAATTCAGAATATATAGCATGAGTTGGATGTAGGTCAGACGCAGGCCACACATATTTATCACTTTTATTAACCCAAACGACCCTATCTCCCTTATTAACACTTAAGTCCTTGGGAGAAAATTCGCCTGAAGCTAAAATCTCAACAACACTATCTGTATCTTTTATTTGTTCTTCTGAAAAAAATACGCTATTTTCTCTTGTGTTTACAGAATCTCTATCTCTTAAAACAAAGAACACTGTAACAACGACGAGAAATAACATAACCAGAAGAATTGCTATCCACTTTTTCATATTTTTTGTTTTTTATTTTTTGAAGTTCTTTTATTGGCAAAAACAAAACCCGTAAGCAAACCGCCCGCCAAACCTGCGATAGCCACAATAAAATACTTATTTAAACCATTCTGTGCTGTCTTATTTAAACCATTCTGTGCTGTCTTATTTTCCACTACACTTAAAGAGAAGACTTCTTCCGCGAGTTTTGTGCTATTGTTTTGATATCTTACATTCAGCTTATACTCTCCAGCTTCAGGAAATGTATAAGTTAAAAGTGTTCTACCAAAATTAGGCTTATGTATGCCGGAGGCAAAAACAGTTTTTTGATTTTTTTCTATCCGTACCCATATATCTGTAAACTCAATCTCTTCTCCATTGTCGTTTCTTGACAGCGAAAAATCTAAAGCGGCACTTGAACCCTCTTCTATGACTGGTGGTGTGTATCCAATATCAATTTTGTAGTCACCGGATATTTTTTCCAAACTTGCACCCGTCCCATGTCCATAAGCAGTATGCGTGTAACTAAAAAATATAAAAACAAAAAATAATAAAATATTTATTTTTTTCATGTTATCCTGTGTGTTTTATCCTTCAACTAAAAATATACCAACAGCTCTATCCAGATCATCACAAGAATATCCATATAAGCCCGGGCCATGTTTAAAATCAACATCTACACTAAACGTACCGCTCGCTGGTATCCTAAAACGATCTTCAGGGCTCAGTGTTATAAAATGCTCACTGTTGTCGTTGTTTGTTACCATCACACTCTCATTCATCGCGACTTTTAAAACCACCGGTTCAGCACTGCACCCTGTAATATTCAACGTGCCACTAACAGCCTCATTGCGAACCCTTTCCAAATGAAGATCTTTATCTTCTTTTGGGGCATCGGGTCCGGGGAAATTTAAAACAGAATCTTCCTCTATTGATTTGGTATTATTTTGTTGGGTTGTATTATTTTGTTGGGTTGTATTACTTTCCGCATCTTTTGTAGTACCAGGTGCAACACGAGAATTGTATATTTGGAAACCTAAAAATACTGCAGATCCTATTAACAAGCCTAAAATCACTGTATATAAAAGATTATTGTTTAAAAATTTGGAAATAATGTCTTTAAAATTCTTCATAGTTTATCTTAACTTTAATTTTAACCTGATATAAAAACTATACCCGCAGGGTTATTTTGCCCCCCGCATGAATACCCATAAACACCCTCTCCTTCAAAAAATGGTATCTCAGAACCTTCTTCAGGCTCTAAAACAAGTTCCATATTTTTTGGTTCATAAAAATATAGTGATACTGATGCGTCCCCTTTGTTTATAAAACCTACATTTCTATCCACACTATGTAAAACAAATGGGTTCAGTTCGCAATTTTTTTGTATAACAACGATTTGTGTTGTACTAACCGACAATCTTCGCAAGTACTCCATATATACATTTTTTTCTCCTTGTGATGCTCTCGCTTCGGGAGTATTAAATGCCACCGCTTTTTCTTCAGGTGAAACACTCGCTGGTTGTTCATATCCAAAATAATTTTTTTTACCTATGTTTTTTTCAAAATCTTCAGAAAAATCGGCGGGTTGTCGATCTGTTATTTCTTGCGACAACTGATTGCCTGTATCACTTGGATTATGCGGAGAAATAAACAACCCATAAATAACGGCTCCAAGAGTAGAAGAAACGACCAAGCCACCGACAACCAACACGTACTTTAAAATATTTTTATTCATATTACTAATTATTATATACACATTATAACCCTATTTTATACTCAACACAAATACACTATCACTATCTATAGCAAACCTCTTGATATTCTTCACTTACGTTTTGACATACATGATTTGCTTTTTCTGCAGAATAAAGACCATGAACTATTCTAAAAAGACTTTCAAAACACATTGTCTGTATATTTCGCAACCCTTTAACACTCTCGCAAAATTCAATACCTTCCTCAGCCTCTAACCCTGGAGTGCCGTGCTCTAATATACCATCAACAACCCCTTCAATACATGTACTGGCAAGCTCTGGTGAAAAAGTGTCACATTCCCGCACTACCTCAAGAGGCTCGTTTTTATCTTTATACAACATGGCTATAGCTGCCAAGTATTTTACAGCCACCGCTAACTGCTTATTATCCTGAATGTTTTTTGTATAAGAAAGTGCTTTTTTAAAATCATTATCCGATATCCATAAAAGCAAAGAGTTCATATTGCCATAACAAGATCGCTTATATTCTTCTTTTTGATTATGGCACAACCAAATAGGGTCGCTCTCATTTATAGCAAAACCCTGACTTCCCTCAATATACATATTGGCTACGCCGTTAAATACACCGGAAGCACATCTAAATAACTGTTCCTCATTTGAAGATGTTGCTTCACAAAGCGGAAGCGCAAAGCCCACAAGCGCCGCCTCATCGGACAAATAGTTATTGCTTGCGGAAGCCAAATCAAGAATACCGTGCCCTATTCCGTGGTGACATTGATATTGAGCGTCAGGCACATCTTTTGATAACTTCTCTCCAAAATAAGCGCATACATCTGCAGCAGTTGAAATATCGCCATCTATTGTAATAACCGCCTCCATAAAGCCGTGGAAAAAGCCATTCGCGCAACTATAGGCCTTATTGCTTAAAACAGATTCAGGATCATCAAGATATAAATTATAGGCCAAAATCCCTATATTGTGTGCCATGGCATGACACGAATGAGCAAACTGAGTATTACTCTTGTATAGCTCCCCCAAAAGATCCAGTGATGCATCTAATCCTTCCTCCTCCAGCGCTTGAGCCAAGCGTAAATCCCAACATTTTTGAGAATTTAAATTTTCCTCACAAGCATCTTTTGCTGCGGTGGCGGCTCCTTCATCCAATACCACTATTCTCCCAACAAAACTTGGCGCTAAATGGTCGTGATAATTCCAAATTCCGGGAACCTCAAATACAAAACTCCAGGTTTCTCCTGCTCCCACAGGCTCACCTGGATCAAATTCCGGATAAATGGCGTGAGTCGGATGCAAGTTGGATGCGGGCCAAAACGACCTATCTCTTTTGTTTACAAACCTAACCTCTTCACCTATTTTTACGGTTACCTCTTTTGGATAAAAACCGTCATTGCGAAGCTCTACTGTGGTGTGTTTAGAAATTATAAAATATTTTTGAAATAAAAAAACAACCGACACTACAGCAAGAATGGTAAACAGGGCGTAAGGTATTTTTTTGTTCTTTATCATAATATTTTTACTATATCATGCACCTATCTTCTTTAAAATCCGTACCACAAACCTCCTTTGCGTACTTGCGCATATTTGGCTCTGCAGCAAACGAGTTCGATGCGCCTGTTCGACACATAACTATTGATTGTAAACTGGGCATTTGCAGACAAATTTTTATAGTATCTTCGATGTTATATCCCGTTGAAGGAGCTGCTATGTTCCCGACACCTAAAAAACATTTATTTCTGTATTCTTCTTTATAAACATTCACGCAAAGATTTCCCATATCCGTGTAGGGCACCTGGCCCATATTTTTCCACCACTGTGGCAATGAGTGATAGCAAGAATTTTTAAATTTTTCGGGAACATTTTCGCTATCACATGGATAATAAGGATTGTGAGCTTCATATTCTCTTGCGCGTAGCTCTTCAGAAAAAACATTTCCGGGAAAATTAAATTCCATGAACACTCCTCCGCTACATCCAAAATTACCTTCTTCTTGCAGTGTCATCTCACACATTTCAAGTGCTTTTTTTAAATTTTTGTGTCCAGCAAATTCAAGTACTCCATGCCCTATACCATGTTGGCAGGCATTTAAAAAACCGTCAAAATTATCCGCACACACATTATTCAGCTCTGTGATTATAGATATACCCTCTTGACTTAAGCTACTCAAAAAAAATCCGTGATAACACCCGAAGGCAAAAGTCTCGTCACACACAGCAAGTCCACTTAATCCCTCCTTTTCATAAAGAAGCTCCCCTATTATGTGGGCTGCGTTGTGCTGAAGTTCATAACTTTTATCATTGTACTCCTTTTTAAATTCCTCATAGCTCTCTTCCTTGCCTTTTTTGTCTATACGCTCACTCCACTCATCGTATAAAATAGTGAAGTAATTAGTTGAGTTAGCAATTTTTGTTTCCTCTGGATGCGCGGACTGCTGATTTAAAAAAACATACCAAACTACAAATAAAATACATAAAAAAAACATGTAGATAAAACTCTCTCTTCTATTGTGGGGCATTATTCGGGAAAACATATTAATTCAGTAAACTTAGCATCTATACCGGCGCAAATTTGTCTTGCTATTTCTTTTTCACCGTACGCATAAAATCTCCAAGCACCACCTATTTTACATATACTTTTATATTTTTCCTCTTTAGTATCTCCGCACCACAAAAACACCGCATCTTTTTTATAGTTATTCTTCGATACTGCAATGCTACCCACACCTAAATAACAAGCTTCCTTTTCAATACTGGCGTTCAATTCTTGACACAACCGGCCTATCTTTTTAAAATCGTTATTAAATATCTGTACCCAGTACGCTGTTATTTCAAAATAGCATGACGACCTGAACTCAGAAGGTACAATAGTGTTACATGGAAAATTATAGTTGTTGGGGTCAATTTTGCGTAAAGTAGTTTTTGCGACTCCGGGAGAAAAAACTACAGGGTAGTTATATTCCATAAAAACTCCTGCCGTGCACCCAAAGAGAGGATCGGGCTGAAACGTAAGCTTGCAAACTTCAAGCGCTTCAACTAAATTTTGATGTCCCAAAGATATTAAAATCCCATGCCCTATGCCATGTTGACACCCTGTTGCGTTTCCAGGATATTCCGTTATGCATATTTCATCAAGATCTTTTACAACGCCTACCCCTTGATCTGCCATAGCCTTTATAAAAAAACTATGATAACACCCAAACGCAAAAGATTCATCACACACTGCAAGACCATTTAAGCCTTCTTTTTCATACAAAAGTTCCCCCATGATGTGGGCCACATTGTGTTGGGTATCAAAATCTGCAAAAGCGTATTCTGTTTTAAATTTAGAATAAGCTTTTTGGGATCCAAGGTTGTCCACGTTTTCAGACCAAATATTACGATCCTCTTCATAAGAAAACTTTATTGCATTATCATACTCACCTACGTCCGTTTTCGTGTTGGCCTTAAAAAATTCAAGTGAAATAAAAAGAGTGCTTACAACAAGTATTAAAAAAAACACAAGTATTATTTTTTTGTCATGCAGATTTTTCATGCATTTCCATCGGGATTATCAAACACCGGATCATTATATGGGGATCCAGTTGGTGGTGAGTAACAATAGGTTTTATATTTGTCAGGTATTTGCGTACAAATATTTTCCATTTTTTCCGAAGAACCGTAATCTCTATTCATTTGACGAATACCCTCTTTATAGCAAAGTGTCCTATTTTCTTGAGTTAAGTATTCCGAAGCGCAAAAATCTAATATTTTTTTATACTGTTCTCCCGGCTGTCCATGAGTCATTATTCCAAGCATGGTGCCTCCCAAACAAATATCTTCTTCCTGCCCGTTAAACCCGTCC is part of the Candidatus Spechtbacterales bacterium genome and encodes:
- a CDS encoding FG-GAP-like repeat-containing protein, which codes for MMLLKKLFRKLRVISRWWDNISSRCARKNFAVWAVFILTVVAGFFLSSKIFAVFEVFSEKNLFNSEVYVEGNMEPYVMAEFYGSRFYSLNRLYSRDWTAEVIKYTKHKEASPPVVARYLAYTASIYADVLNETNSQEQANVVTAQFLKVLFPEKTREISDVLISFNFEEAELNDEAREVFNVYSDRLQDDGFNIVWNGETRKEDSWYVQNESNVDKGAAAGEWKTWIVDKNFVDVSPPPKRGSLRDIVEINRAQHLIDHRQPTEEEGIFFWRGVDNIISMETITVAGIWQNILYIELGRTLDDATYAQYQKLLSQSIADSLIVVWDVKYTHLVQRPFMRIPRLNILYSNPSYPSYPSSDAAVSVAASEVLSLLVPEKRDLWVKFATDSMNSVLLAGVNFDSDVVAGTHIGKWVAEEILQNNDTQIHLDTDFQKNKFKTRYSNFRVVKDFLLLKTQSAVAGIVKFLKGEVQVKHFMDATKESGLRLGIERGRGVSWGDYNSDGNIDLLTSHGLYKNEGDGTFKMVASSESGAYFQAPGFFADYNNDGCLDVFFPRSGPREDINTPGQSNFLYKGNCDGTFTDVTEESGLADSYHSTSASWADYNNDGYLDLYVINLSILMGSEIGVVPVHYFNEPNILYRNNGDGTFTDVTEEAGRVDGILDCDFYNNSQIGRAINFKAPFQPIWFDYNNDNQIDLFVVSDTFLSPLYHNNGDGTFTQVTQEAGLCEPNESSNMGAAVADYNNNGFLDIYITNMGSNSFWRNNGDGTFTDIVKETEADDTGVGWGTHFLDYDNDSDLDLLLVNGSPHMRSRYYVGSRRKPTDEGEFFENIGDGTFVKKGQILGFDYGNDATYSTAMADYNNDGFPDVYIQLSGERHPNGHSILYKNTPNNNNWVKFQLIGTKSNRDAIGARIYLTSGGKTQMQEIINGSSYVGQSSPWPIFGLGNTDNIEQVKIRWPSGIVQIFENLDINKKVIITEGRTDVEYK